Genomic window (Phoenix dactylifera cultivar Barhee BC4 unplaced genomic scaffold, palm_55x_up_171113_PBpolish2nd_filt_p 000294F, whole genome shotgun sequence):
TGCAGAGTATATCCCAATGGCCATATCAACTGTGATTTGGACAAATACGATTATACAGTATCATCATGTTTATTTCCTACCACATCACCAAAATAAATCATGAGATGAGATCATTTCCTCTATTCAAGGGTGCAAACTCCCAGCCATCTCCGTACATGCTCATTTTCCTATCATGTCTCAAGACTCGAGAAAAAAAGATGTTAAAATCATAAGGTCTTAAAATAGTATATAAATCATGTCGACTAAATCTTGTGAATCCTTCATTTCGTTTGTTCCTCCATACTCCAACGAGAATTGCACTTCATTAGTACACGCTTTCACGTGCTTAACAGTATACTAATCATGATGCTCTCCCATAACAGTTAAAAGGGACAGGTACAACACTTGTAGGGCCTCTTGCTCATCCACTGTCGCCATCCATTTGCTCAACATTTCCAGTTCAAGCTTACGATTTCAATCCATAAACCTCCCGCATCCAAAAATGAGAAGTACAACTGACAACATGTTTGTGGAGCAAATAGTCCAATTGGTATCAGTTTAATCCATCTCACCCCAATTGCAAGTACATACACTATCCTTCCGAACAAAAtgtcattaaaaataatattcccCCTCACTCCCTTAGCTACTAAAATGGAAGCTTTATCAACATATTACCTATAGCTGCAAGCCTGCACTTCAACATACACAAAAAAGCTAAGCTAAAACTGTTGGTAGCTTGGAtagagaggggaaaaaaagcCCTTGACTGGAAAGATAAAAGTAgttgattaaaaaaattcagcaaaCTGCCAAAGCCATCCACTGCTGAGGCGACCACGTTCTCACCCTCGCCTCTTTTGACTTCCTCGGAAGTTTGCACACCTAGGGATCCACAGAAGGCTCTCTCCCCAGTTCCCAACGTCCCAAGCCTTTACCTCCCCAAAAGTCCACCTCTCTCTCCTTTCGCCACAAAGCCTGGATCTCAAATTACTTCTGAAGCTAacattccttcttctcctcccagaGTCCCCCCCCTGAGATAGCCTCCATGTCTCTTGACATGGGCACCAGATCCAAAGCGATcctcagaaaaaaaaactaatcaaaTATAACCCTaaacaatttaaaaaaaatcatcatttAATCCAGAAAGGATGAAGAAAAAGGCCTGGAGATGATTGGGTGACGGCCAGCTCACCACGTGCTTCACCCCTCCTTCCCACGCGGTCTCTCCCTCCTCTCAGGCCGACGCGCCTCCGCCGACGCCCAGAACAACCCAAGATGCAAACTGTCAACTGAAAGCAGTagagaaggggaagagagaagggaggatTTAGGGCGGAGCAAATTATTGGAGTTTAAAATGTTCCTCTTGCCCACCTGAAACGAGACGAAAGGACGGGGGCTTCAGTTCAGAAGCTTCTCCGTATATCTCGTACTCCAGAGGGATAGGGACAGCGGAAGAGGATGATTGTTAACTTACAACAAAACTGTACATTATTTccctaaaattaaaataaaatgaaaaaagatAACAACtttgcatttcttttttttttttttctttttctttttactccCCTCCCTTCTGATCATGGCTTTACTCGATGCCACTCGTACCGGCCGTCCAATGGAACGTCGTTGGAGACGTCGTAGTTGTACCTGCGACAAAGAGAGGACGGCGCTCAGGTTAGGGCAGCCGGATATGTCGTTACGAAAGTACGACGAGGGAGAACGGAGGAGGGGATTTACTTGACGCCGAAGATTTGGAGATTCTCGGAGGCGGCTCTCTCCGCGGCCGCGAAAAACACCTCGATTTCCGCCGCCTCCACCGTCGCTATAGCCGCCGCCTCCACCGTCGCCGATCTCCTTGATTTTCTCTTCCCCGCCGTTGATTCCAGGTTGCACGATTCCCCTCGCAGCTCGCTCGGCGGCGGCGTCTCCTTCCTAAAATAAGATAGAAAATATTCAAGTTAAATCACAAAAATTAAGACAGAATAAGATAAATGGGAGGCAAATGGGAAATAGTGGAGAACCTCTCTCTGCTGCGCTCGAAATAACATGGCGACGTCTCCAAATCGTCGTCACCctggagaaaagagaaaaaaacgaAGAATTCAGATCAGCTGAAACCCTAACGAGCTCAGTTCCGTCTTTGTTTCGTGTTCCGCCTACCTCCCGATCGCCGGATCGAAGGCGCCGCCGGCGGCCCTCGACGGACACGACCTCACTGGAGGCGTTGCTGGAACAGCGGGAGAGGCGGTCGGAAGAGGCTGGGCTAGGGCCCCGAGCCCGCGGGCCGCCGGGATTCGCCGGTGTCCTCGCGATCCGGGGGGTCATGACGAGGCTCCGGCTCCGGAGCTGGAGGTAAGAATTCTGGACCCCGGCAGGTTCCGCCGCCTTCCTCCGCTTCGACCCCGCTCTCTCCttttccgccgccgccgccgccgccgccgcagatGCGGAGGCGAGGGCCAAGGTCCGGGACCTCGTTCTCATCCCAACCACCTGGGACACTTCCATCACCCCGACTTCCCCCCCGACCCCTCTGCACTTCCTCATGCACTCCCCAGaccttcccctcctcctctcctctctctctctctctctctctctctctctctctctctggaaaAAACGAGGCGAAGGGGGTGGTGACGAGATCCTGCCGTCCGCTGGGATGTACTTCTAAGGTGGGGGTTTCTGTGGGCACGGAACGGAACAGTGACGTCGGGGTACAGAACGGCGCCGTCAGGCGAATCTGGACGTTGGGATTTCGAGAGGAATGAAGCGCCACGTGTCACCGTCTCAACCCGTTTCGTCCACCGGCTCATCCGGTCGGATACCCTGATATCCGGTCACCTCGCTTGTTAGTGCGCCTAACAGATGGGATGGCAACGGGCTGCTTCCGGTGGCCAGAGTCCGTGTGGCGTGGGGCTGGTCGGGAGCGGCTTGAATTTCCTAAAATACCCTCTATCGTCGCCTTAGTAACGAAACTACCAGTAACAGTCTTAGCTTCCCGTTTACCAACGGGCGGCACGTTAGGTGGGCCCCACCAGCAACGGCAGAGGCCACTCGTCCAATTGCAATCGAACGGCCGTCGTGATAATTTGAAATGTTATAACGGTCGTTATTAAGTTCATAACGGCAGAGCGTACAATTTGAAATGTTGATAACAGCCGTTATGATGCATTAACAGACAATAAAGTCTACCGTT
Coding sequences:
- the LOC120105477 gene encoding cyclin-dependent kinase inhibitor 1-like; translation: MRKCRGVGGEVGVMEVSQVVGMRTRSRTLALASASAAAAAAAAEKERAGSKRRKAAEPAGVQNSYLQLRSRSLVMTPRIARTPANPGGPRARGPSPASSDRLSRCSSNASSEVVSVEGRRRRLRSGDREGDDDLETSPCYFERSRERKETPPPSELRGESCNLESTAGKRKSRRSATVEAAAIATVEAAEIEVFFAAAERAASENLQIFGVKYNYDVSNDVPLDGRYEWHRVKP